The DNA region AGAAAACAGCAAAAGCTCAAGTAGACTTGGCAGCTTTGACTGACCCTCTAGACATAGTAACAAAACAGTTATTGATTGCAGAAGTGCAAGTGGAAATGCTCGATCTCGCCACAATCAGACTACTTGACTACATACCTGCTCGTTGGTTGAGATAATTACATGTTGTCATGAGGTATGAAGCCGGAATTCCTCCACCCAAGCAACTAGGCTTCCCCCCTCCAATGGATCATGAGTTGCCTTGGAATTGTATACATATCAAGTTTTGCTTGCGCCACTACTAGACTCTACAATCACATCACTGTTTATCGAGACGTTACTGTAACATCTTCGTGGCCACGACTGTTGTAAAAAGAACTGTCCAAGTACTGGCACATTACTTGAGTTAAATAGAGTGCCGAGTGGACAAACAGCGAAACGAAGTCCCCCCAGACCTAACCTTCACCCACAAGAGAGCTTTCTCATACAGCTCAGTCGCACACGGCATTTAGAAAGTGTGAAGGTAGTCACCGATGAAGCTATTGCCCAGCTTGCTGACGGCATCCGCAATCTCTCCAGCACCGAACTGCCTCGCAAGGATCTTAGCCCACTCCGCAGCTTGACCCTGGATAGTTGTAATCATGAAGCGGTGCTATCAGTGTTAGTAAGGTTTCCGGGTTATGATGCACAGAAGAGCTGCTTACCTGGTATGGTTTGTTGTCCTTGTCATGGAGGGCTACCCAGCGGCCGTCGCCATTCTTGTTCTTCTGACCGTACTGGAACCGGTCACTGATGCTGACAATCCAGGAGTCTGGGTAGTGCATCAGCCAACGTGCCTTCACCAAGGGATTTACCAAGCTGTGCACTTACTGCCCTCCCTCCTAGCAATCTTGCCAATGTAGTCATTGCTACCTTCTTCCTTGTAGAAACGGTCCTGGACAAAAAGAAGGACGTCGACGTTGCCCTTGGACTGGTTCTGGGCTCGGACGACATAGTAGCGAGCAGTGCGGGTGCGGAAAGACTGAGACCACTGAATGTCCAGGGTCGCGAGCTCAGATTCTGCACTATAGGCAGGGATAATGAGAACATCGCCTTTAGTGGGGTAAGACATTGTGAAGgcttggatgatgagagaagTGTTGAAGTAAGATGAGCTTGACAGTGGGTAAAGGACTAGATGGCTTTGTTGTTGGGAAAGATTTATGTTGAAGATGGGGAGGTTTATATACACTGATTTTCCAAGTGCTTCACTTTTACTGAGCAATAAAAACGCATATCTTTCAATCTGCTCTGCAGTTGATGAACGCAAACGCGCATGCTCCCAATGCTGAAAGTCCTTTGGCTGAACAACTCCACCACCACATTGCGCAAGATCATGATGAGCCCCTCATGCTTGGAATGGGATTGCCCAGCTCGCCACCTCTATACGAGGTATCCACCGATCATAAGTCTAGACTTCACAAGTTTTAAGCCCTCTCATCTGCCGAGAAACGGCCTGTGATGTGGCTTGGCGCCTCGAAATGCCATGCCCGCTGTGTGGCTAGCTGGCGTGCTGGCCCGTCACAGCACAGGTTTCTCTGGAATGCAGGCGCTTACCCCACGCACGACTCAAGCTTGTTTTGGGTTGGGCACCTGGTAACGGGTAACCactgtggctggctgatgaTTTTCAAGGCGGGCTCCCTCAAACTAAATCTGGTTAGAAGGGATAGTTCCATGTGGATGAATTGGATGTCTTGACTAGCATTAAAATAGACAAATAGACCAGGACTCCTTCTGAGGCGGCAGCCTGGTCGTCATTGCTGCAAGCCGTCGATATGTGACTATGCATGATATCGGACATTGGCAGGGTTCATTGCGAGTCTAAGCATTGACGTCTCAACGCCATGCATCGAGTATACACAACATGAAGGGCACGTGTTGATATGGCGTGCTGAACATCCCTGATGACATGTTTTGACTCAATTAAACATCTGGCTACCACATAATTTACTAGACTGCTTCTATTCGTTTGTTTggatcatggtcatggcgAATGTCCCTTCACGAGTACGCTGATAACAAGCCATGAATGGAGGCCTCTCTTCTGTTTGTGAGAACGTGGCCACGAAATCGAAGGAGAGGTTGGTGTGACCGTTCTTGCTAGTCTCCCCGAGAGGAGACCACGCTACTTGGGAGTGACAATGGCGTGTTTGAGAGGCCGAGCCTATGTCATGAATATCCAATGTGGCAGCTAAATCTAATAGAGTTGCATGTCTCCCATCTCGCAGGTGACATGGCTGAGAGCGCACAGATCTCTTCGTGCCGCCGCTCTCCTCTTTTACTACGGCGAGGTCTATTTTGAGAGACAGAACCTTCATAGTATTCTATAGGAGAGACTTTGGAACAGAGAGTAGTGTGTGGCTTGCTGATCTAGACCACAAACCGTCCCGTCTGCCCCACCTAGCCATCGCGTATATTGGTGTATGCAACGCTTGCAGATGATGGTTTCGATCGGTTGAAACACTCTGCAGGATTTTATGAATCTTGTACTATCATCGAAAATCATGCACATACCAGCCTACCATGTAGCGGGCACAGATCAGAGCGCAGACCAAAGGAAGGATGGGCATGTAAAGGCTACGCTGCTAAGCCCAGAACCCCTCTCCAAGCCTAGAACTTCATGAGGAAATCTTCGATAATTGCGACAAGACAGGCCAAAGTTACTTTTATTGGCATCAACCTGACGTCTCGGGGCTGATTGAGGCGGCTCGAGCCCGGAAGAGATCATCCGAGAAGGAAGGATCGCAGAGCTAGCCCTTCTCAAAGCATGGCGAACAAACTTAGGAGGCGTCTAGAGGCAAATGGTGGCTACCTGACTCTATCTGGACAGCTAGGGGTAATCAATTGACCGGTTGGGACCAGATAGAGAGAGGGTGGTTTTCCAAGTATAAGAGATCTGGCTTTTGCTGGTTGGGCTGATCACCTCAACccgacaacatcatctctcatcttcttcactaTAGCTTACAAAACACAATATTTACTATCTTTTAAACATTTTCAAGCCTGGAGATATGGCTTCTGCAACGTTTGCAAACGTCTCCAGCCGGCCAGCTGCCTGGACCCTTGGCCAACCGAGCTCGGCTCTGCCAGTCGAGGCTGTCGTTGATTCGACTACATTCACCTCAACCGAATCCAACTCCACTGGCTTCACCTCGAGTGGATTCACCTCGGCCGGGTTCCAGAAGCTGTCCAGCTCTTTCACCGACAAAGATGGACTCTCCAGCGTCGACTCAactcttctccaagatgctGGCATGATTCGCTGTAAGTGGCAACTAAATAGAGACAAAGGGCCTGGACTGATGTTATGCTTCTTAGCTATCGTCAAGATCGAATCGCGCTTCGAAAATACACAGACCGGTCACTCCATCTGGAAGATCGGCACAGGCTGGCTCATCCGTCCCGACCTCATCGTCACCGGCGGTGATGTTGTGTACGATGCCGAGTACCAGCTGGGCGCCGCCACGCAGGTCAAGTGTTTCATCGGCTACCATGCCAGTAGCTCCTCGGAGATCCAGCCACGCTATGGCCAACGCGTCGTGACCTCCTCCGAGTGGATTGATGGCTCGGAGAAGCGATCGCGAGACATTGCCTTTATCCAAGTCGCCGAGCCCTTTGCGATCAAGGGCTGCACTTGCAAGGCGCTTGAACAAGTCAGACTTCCAGAGCCTGAGGTTGTCCCAAAGGCTCCTATTCAAGGTTTGTGATGTCAGAGCCTGAAAAGCCAATTGATTCTAACGATGTCTTTCTACCAGAAGAGCCTGTCGTGTCCGAGTCCAAAGAGACTGATGTCCCTGTCCCCCAACTCGAGCAGCCCGAGCCACAGTCCGAGGTCACCCAACCCGAGGTCATTCAACCCGAGATCACCCAACCCGAGATCACCCAACCCGAGATCACCCAACCCCAGGAACCAGAGCTCAAGATCCCGTCTGTGTCGGTTCATGGGAAgacagatgatgatggcttcgttAACGTGACCTCCCCGGCCGCTGACACCACCGCGGATCCATTCTACGAGGTTCTCAAGACGGTGGCTCAGATCGATGCAAAGACTCTCGATATTGAGTCTCCTCTTATCGACGAAATTGGTCAGTTCCTCAGCGTCAGCGCCGGATCTTTGCTCCGCTACGTCGTGGGTGCTGAGCCGATCTCTACCGGCGAGAAAACAAGGCTTCCCGGTGTCTCAGAGAGAGCCCTACTTTCCGAGGCGTCTCTGCAGGCTGTCCTGGCAATCGAGCAGTCCTCGGAGTTGAATGAGATTGTCGAGCACATGCGACAGACCTGGACTGCCAATGCGCCCGAGGTTGACCAAGCTGCCACCCTCATTGTGCCATATCTCAAGGAGCGTGCCCAGCACATTACCGAATACCACTTGGAGGATACCAATGAGCAAACTGTGGGGTCCAAGACGCTCAAGCGCCGACCCTTGGCCATTAGGCTCTCGGCAGGAAGCGAGGGGTCCAAGGACTTTGCGAAGGGTCTCTTTTCGCCAACCATCCCCCTTGCTGGCCGAGAGCAAGTCTTTTCCTCCCTGGGTCCGGTCCTGAGAGATGCGATCCTCGCTGTTGAAACGCTGGTTTCTGAGACCGGCAAGGCTGCCATCAATGAACGTGTTCCGAAGCTGTTGGAGAAGTCGCGTGCTGTCAACTCAACTCAATCCGATCTGGAGGCCACACGCATTCTAATTCAACGCGCGATCATGGCCGATGCCGCCTACCAAGCCCTTGCAAGCCTTTCCGAGCAGAAGCTGCAAGCTCTCCAGCTGCTTCCACTCGGTTCTACCGTTATTGAACACGAGTCCATCTTTGACTTTATCAAGAGAGTCATCCAGAAGACTGGACCCGTGGCCTTGCATCCCACCAAGCAGGCTGTCAAGAAATTCATCCCACTGCTTATCGACGCCCCATCCAAGCAGCCGGAGCCTGCTTCCAGCGTTACTACCAAGACTACTGTGCATCGGCTTGCCCTTCGAGATGTCCTCCGCGAGGATAAGGCTTCTCCCAATGTCGGAATCTCTTAATGAAGCGTCGTACTTCTTCGGCTTGGGGACACAATTGATGACAGGCCTACTCTTGCTGAGGGACGAGTTTGCTATGATGGCTTGATTGAACGATGCAGTGCTTATTGTCGGATGAAGAAAACAGAtaacagaaaaaaaagtgtAAAAAGAAATCTCACAAAAAGTTGGAAGTGGGTAATTGGGAGGCGAGTAGGGGGCCCTTGACGATCGATCAACTTTGGTTCCGGCCACATCCGGAAATTTTCCTTTGTAAATGAAGCATCTCGTGTCTTTTTGTTTAGGTAATGCTAGGTTAAGTTCTGCCATTTATCAATAATAAAAAACCCAGAGTTGCAACTGAACCATTGTCGGATTTTGGACGTGAGGTTTGGCTTCTTATCACACGTGCACTATACTCCTGTTAGGTGCTTAAATTGCTCATGGCTATTCAAGAAAAATGTGCACCATCTACACTGCCTATAGATGCCCGAATCTGCGAATCTCAAGTAGACGGAAGCCGGGCTCTAAGTATATCTTCCTTCATCCCATTCTCTAGTTCATTGATCAACTCGGATGCCACCTTTGCCTCCGGGCCCGTTCTTCCAGTGTTAACCTCCTCAGCGAAACTGACTCTCCCCTGCCACCATTCAAGCCAGCTCTCAGCTCTCGCCCCATCTGGAGCTCGAAAGAGCCCGACACTAATGTCAATGACATCATCAAGAGACTTCTCATGCCAGAAAATGGTGGCACCGCATGTTCCACAAAACTCGCGCCTCACGTTCGGTGATGACGAATagctcgtcaagatgccCGGGGGCAGAGTCGCAAAATCCAATGGGACGATGGATTCTGTTCCATTCTTTTCGGGAACATGAAAAAAGATGTTAGCCCTAGGAACAAAGGCCCATGTTTGGACTTCAAACCCAGAGATGAGGCGGCATGATCGACAGGCACACGTTCCGGCGAGATATTTGTTGCCGTTGTCTTGAATCCACCACTTCTCATCATTGGGGTTCTGCTTTGTGTGTTCATCCGTAGTTTTGTATGGGAACATGAGGTCGGTAAAGTCGCGGCGTGGCACACGGCTGTCACCGTTGGGACGAGTGATGTGAAACTTGACGTTGCCACAAGAGCACGAGGCTTCGAGGGAGTCGCTAGCAGGCTTGACCGGCTGAGGATTGGGCCTTTTGGCCTCTCTTCCCTCGAAATGGCCGTCTAAACTCTTGATCCAAACGGAAAGCCCGCCATCCTTGGTGTCGGACACATATTGGTGTGATGTAAATCGCCCCAGACTTGAAATCTGTACCGAAAGACAAGTGACTGCGCCTGTCGCTGCTCCCCAATCAAGAACTTCTTCCTCAATTTTGACAGCTCGAAAAAGATGACAACCGCATGTAGCGCAAAAGTAGCGTGTAGATGTTCCAGTGGGATGATAGGTCTTCAAGGAAGGAGAAAGATCAGGGGCAAAGATGGGATAGTAAGACGTGCATAACACGCCCGAACTGTGTCGGCATGTATCGCAATGGCAAAGAGATAGTGGAATGTCCatgccatcttcagcctTTAGATCGACTTGCTGCGAAACAGCACCGCAAAGGCAGCTCACTTGTAAGATTGTGGCATGCATCGAATCGTAAAGCGCAGCCTTCAAGCTCTTACAAGTACGTATGCGATGGAGATTTGCAAAGTATGCTGGGATCTGTAAGAAACGAAGGATAGCCACATAAGAGAACTTGGTAGACTTAAATTGCGTTTAGAAGACTCCATATCGGCAGTCATTAACCCGTAGCGATTTTTAGATTCGTTTCTCCTCCCACAGGCGATACCTCGGGTAACGTCACCCTTGGAATTTCGGGGAATATCGCTCGAGTCGTTTCGTACCCTTGTTGTGGCAAGCGATGATTGGAAGGGCTCCGAAATGCTCCGAAGCTTCACACCTCCAGGCAACGTTCGATCACCAATGATCAACTTCCGGACTTAGCAGTTACCTAACTCCGGATCACTTTTATGATTGGGCGATAGAGAAGCTCAGGTAGTGACAGAGAAGCCTCTCAGTGGACGACACACCCATCGTAGTTAGTTCTGTAGAAATTGATTCTTGACTGGCGGTTAAGTGACATTCTCCGAAAAGCTTGTTCGTCCTCAGTCCGTCCAATTCCATCTTCAAACCAACTTGGCATCATAGCCATATGACCGAATATCCTCCTACATAATGGAGGTAGTATTGAGCtttgatgccgtcatgtATTGATAGTTGTATCTTTGCTGTTACGGCTGGCGGTCTCTTGTAGACTCATCATTGGAGACAAGAAAAAATGGGGGCACCGTACGTGGTATCAAAAGCTCTGCCACTCATATTCTCACTCCCAGCTGCCAACATGCCACCAATCCGAGCTTCAACGTCCCAGATGCAAGCCCCGGGATCGCCTGATCTCGAAAAAGGAACCCCCCTGTCATCTTTTTTACTCTTAGGACCGATAATACACCAGTCATCAGACTTGATGTATGTGTCCGAAATTGGTTGACGGGTGACAGACACGACCTCCTTCGCCACACTAGTTGTCAGGCCAGTGGTGCGCCCATACTTGGCAACTATGATCGCCGGCTCGCCCAGGGATTTTGACTCGTATTCAGGAGGGggtttcttcatctcggtTTCTGAAATGGTAGCTCCGAGCTGCAGATTGTTTCTGGTCGAGTGAACCCAGAGTTTCACCCGGGACTCAAATCCGTCCGCCTTCGCAGCAGCTGTTATTGCCTCGACATCTCCTGGGGTGACGGCGACAGGATTTTCAAGCGTATGTAGTGGAACATGGTGCTTATCGGTATGGAGCTCAATTAGTGCCCAGTCACGCAGTCACTCGACACCTACTGCATAGGTGCCATTGACCTCATTGCTCAGCTTGTGAGAGAAAAAGACATGACCAAAGATGCGACTAGTGTGATCTTCAACGGACGCCAAGGCCTGCTTggcttggtcaaggagggcaacCTTGGCATCTAAGACGCTCATctcctttcttttctcgtCATCGGGGATGACCATGTTCGCCAGGAGCGTTTTGAGCACTCTAGATTGCTCTTCTGGCTGGTGATCAATGCTATCATATCTCTATGGGCACTATAGCTATGTTGAATCATTGCTAATCGAGAGGCAGGGTCTGATTCATTACAGAGGTAGTCCTCGTTTGGTTGATTCTCATCCAATACCACGTGCCGACAGGTCAAAACTAAAACCTTGCCGGTGCCTCTCTCAGGAAGGTAGAGGCACTTGGTGCCTTCGTGCTTGGAATGATCTAACCATGCGATAGAGACCTCAAGACCAGTAGAGAAAAGGAGATTGATCTTGACCGGGTAAATGACGTCTCCCGAGTGTGGCCGCTGGGCGCGCAGGGAGGCAGCTGGTGGAGAGGCCAGTCGAACAAGAGCTGCTTCCTTCATCTTAACTGGGACATCTCCAATCCCGTACCGCTGTAGGATCCGGTGGCATCGTGCCACTACAGCATAGGCCCGGTCCCAGGACGTGGATTCTTCTCTCACCAAAGTAAGGAGCGTGACAGGATGATCGAAGTGCCGTCCGGTTCTCTGGTTGCTCCTTTCGTAACCGACGCGCAAAATATCGATGACATTTCAGTCAGTATTACTGAGAGCTCCCATGGTGTCCCTCCATCCACTTTGCTGTGATTATATGACAACCCACGGGATCCAAGGCCTTGCCAATTGGCCACCCATTAAACTGAGGCTTCCATAGATCCAAACTCGATCGAGTAGTTTGCTGACGCGTAGTCTAAGCCCTCTCAAATACGGTGACTTTCAATGACTTAAATATGTAAAAAATAATGCTGAGATTAAATAAAAGTATATCATAAAGATGCATAATATTCTGCaagtcttttataaataagtaaatattttaatttaatttcATGAATATGCTTACCTAGGAAAGGACGCGTGTCTGTTTTTGTTTTTACCTTTGGTAAGGTCAGCTTCTTCTAGCCATTCTACCGCCGAAGTTATTTCAAATGGGACTTGAAGGTAAGCCACTTTATGGCGTTTTTCGgcattgggttttgatgccgtTCTGAATTGATAACTgtgtcttttgctgttgtggctgatggaCTCTTGCCATCATTGCAGATAATAACGATAAAGGGAGGCCCGTAGATCTCACGAAGGCGTGTCGTTCAGCCATTGGCATTTCCTGTTCATTAGCTACCAGAGACAAGGCATTGTATTTCCCGATCACCGTCAAAGGCGTAAGAGGTTGGCGGTATGTGCGTGGGTAAACCTGACAAGCCTAGTGTGTCGTAGTGAGTGTGGTCTGGTAGGTAGGTAATTCAAAGTATCATGGCAAGGAAGTGACGTGGTAGGGATTagagatggagaagcttACTGCGCCCCGCCCCACACGGCCGATGGCCCGGAAGCATCGGCAGACTGACGGTATGGTGATTACTGTACATTAGTTAGGTTGTAGTTGACGGAGATGATATTCTCCACGACTAATCGACCGGCATCTTGACGCTAGGGATGGAGACGGGCGAGATCACCGTGCTGACCAGCAAAGGAAGTTGCCTGAAGATTGACTTGAGCTATAGGGACGGGTTGGTTCGCTACCTACGGAGGCTTCTTGAAAACACAGACAAGACAAGAATATATGCTGTCGAGACCTAGCAAGCGAGAGCTAGATCATCACGGAGCCATCCAACACAATTCGGTTACCAACCGAGAAGAATTGCAAATGTACTTGTGCGCCACCCTAGACGACAATATTTCTAATCAGCGTAGATCCAGTCGAACCTGCCTGGACAAAAAAACACAGAGAATGGGGTGGGAGCAGTCTGGGAATTTGATGTCCGACGGTTCTCATGGTACGTCATTTACCACTCACGAAGTCGTTACATGTACAAGGTTAAAAATCATTGTAGCCCGCCCTCTTGGCGAAGCGGGCACCGTTAAATATTGAATTCACTATCTAGCCAATAGTTGCTTTTGATTCAAGGGGGAAACAAAGCAGTTGACTGTACTGTCGGACCTAACGTTTGAGAACAAGGAGAGTGTTACCAAGAGAGATTTTCCCCAACGTTTGCAAAAGGCAATATTGGGGCAACTCATTTTTGGTGCTTTTGCTGACTGGGTAGCGAGATAGTGTGGGAGTCAGTCATTTCACCGCGAAGAGGAGTTGCCAGTGCGGCGTAGCATGGTCACATTTCCATTACTAGATAGATGAAGTGGTACTTTTGGCCGGTGAGAGCCCCATTGTCTCCATCACCTGATAGGTGCGGAGAAAATACTACGATTGAATCCTTCCACGTGAATAACAAAGTGAACTTTGTTGTGTCCTGCAGGACGAACGATAcagggctgctgctgacggGTAGACGGGTCCAGCCGAGGGCGAAAACGGACACGGAGCTCAGCAGGCAGGCCATTGACCAACCAGACACAGCTTCATCCCTGCATGATCCTTTGCCAAGCCCCAGCCATGCGGCTAAATGCTCTCACACAGACCTGGTCTGCATTTCTTGCCTTAAATGTCACATTTCCGTGCCGCTGACTTACATGGAAAACATGATTCAGTCCggaaggaggaggtcaaCCATATGTGCCTTGTCTATACGATATCTATGCGGCTTAGCGCTAATCCTCCGACGTTAACGAGCTTCCAAATGCTGGAGGCTGAGTTCAAGAGAGTAAGTAGAGTGGAGGCGAGGCATTTAGGGGGGCTGCCCACTTGAGAGTGGCCTGCACTGTGTtggcattgggatatgatgctatgatgtgttgaaattgtgttctttattatagtcgaagcccggccctcgatgggttaactgagccagaagatcgagaGTGGCCTGTTTGGCTGGGGCCTACTCTGTAGGTGACCGAGAAATAGAGCAACTGATGTCACACGTTATCGTCGCATAGTTGATGAATGGAGCATGAAATCTCACACCGCATCTAAGCCTCTTTGCTCTTCAGTCACTGTGGGCCAGCTAGAAATCACAAAGCCCCTGTTTTGGAAAGCGAGAGCATGCGTAAAAGTTCGCCTACAAGTTCGCCTACAGCCTCCGTAATCACGCCGGGTAGGTAGCATCGAAATCCTACTACTAGGATACTGTTGACTATCGCCCGCGAGAAGAACTCTTTTGTGCGACGTGGAAGACTTGTTCCACATGTCAATTGTCTGTTCCTGCTAGAGATATAAAACCTCTTGCCACCTGCCTCTATTTCTTCATATTCTAAGGCCAACAAGAGTCATCAGCCCTCAAGTTCAACTGACCAGCCTTACCTTGCACATCTCTCATACTTCATCATTGCCCACTCCTCCGCTCGTCAAGCCTTTATCATGGTCTCCATTAAGAGTACTGTTCTtctggccatggctgcctcCGTTCAGGCCTCTCCCCTCGCTGCCACCTCCTCTACTTCTACCGCCGCCATTCCTACGGTGACTTACATTCCCGATGAAGCCGATATTTGGACCCCTCCTGCCCTCCCTGAAGGTGCCATCGacatcagcaacaacaggACTTGGgtcaacgagatcaagaaacAACACGGATTGGACACAGCTGATGACAGAATCTCTACTACCGATGAAGTGACCATCATGTCCGGCCCCTGTAACCAGGGCACATGCCCCGACTACGATAAGGCTTTCGACATGATGTACACCTGGAGCCAGCAGGAGACGGTGTCTCCTGGAGGCGCCCCTCCCAACGTCATTGTCTGGCAGGACTTTCAAATCCGTGTTAACGACTGTGGCAAGTGCTACATACACAGAACTGGTGGTACCGGTGGCGGATGTTATGACTTCACCGCCTGTAATCGCGCACAATCCATCTGTGTCGACCCTGGCAGGCACCGGGCCCACCGTATCTGGAAGGATAACGGACATAAGACGTGCTACCAAATGGTCCAGGTTTCTTTGGGAGACTGCGGTATCATTAAGGAGCGGTCGATTCATCGCCCTGTCTATGAGGTCGCATGTAACTGGTGAGAAAGAAGACAGGATGGCAGTTGGCTTGGATAGTAAGGGAAATAGGCCCTGAATGGTGCAGGGGGACTTTTTTGTACATAGAAAACGGCTAGAGGCTTAAGAGAGTCTCAAAGCCACCATCGCCTTCATTGGACCTCAGCGAAGGAAAGTAGACTCCTTGAAGCTGCTTCTTTGCGATGGTCCCCGTTATTGAGAATGATTGGTTGCCCTGATTATTTCGGTTGTTGCCTAGTGAGTGAGAATCCCTGAACCCGTTTAACAACCCTCAAGAGTCATTTATAAGACGACATACTCTCGAATACAAgctgtgtgtgtgtgtgtgcggGTGTGTTTGATTGTTAAAGAAGGGGGGGGAGACTTCTGGAAGTAGGTAGCTATAACGCCAAGGTTTTCTGCATTTAAACAGTTGCCATATTCTATTCTCGTGAAAAGAAAATTAAGCGTTGTATTTCAAGACTCGCTCCCTTATTACACCAAAGATCTATAACGACA from Fusarium keratoplasticum isolate Fu6.1 chromosome 12, whole genome shotgun sequence includes:
- a CDS encoding CENP-V/GFA domain-containing protein codes for the protein MKEAALVRLASPPAASLRAQRPHSGDVIYPVKINLLFSTGLEVSIAWLDHSKHEGTKCLYLPERGTGKRYDSIDHQPEEQSRVLKTLLANMVIPDDEKRKEMSVLDAKVALLDQAKQALASVEDHTSRIFGHVFFSHKLSNEVNGTYALHTDKHHVPLHTLENPVAVTPGDVEAITAAAKADGFESRVKLWVHSTRNNLQLGATISETEMKKPPPEYESKSLGEPAIIVAKYGRTTGLTTSVAKEVVSVTRQPISDTYIKSDDWCIIGPKTYFANLHRIRTCKSLKAALYDSMHATILQVSCLCGAVSQQVDLKAEDGMDIPLSLCHCDTCRHSSGVLCTSYYPIFAPDLSPSLKTYHPTGTSTRYFCATCGCHLFRAVKIEEEVLDWGAATGAVTCLSVQISSLGRFTSHQYVSDTKDGGLSVWIKSLDGHFEGREAKRPNPQPVKPASDSLEASCSCGNVKFHITRPNGDSRVPRRDFTDLMFPYKTTDEHTKQNPNDEKWWIQDNGNKYLAGTCACRSCRLISGFEVQTWAFVPRANIFFHVPEKNGTESIVPLDFATLPPGILTSYSSSPNVRREFCGTCGATIFWHEKSLDDVIDISVGLFRAPDGARAESWLEWWQGRVSFAEEVNTGRTGPEAKVASELINELENGMKEDILRARLPST